The Streptomyces sp. NBC_00178 genome contains a region encoding:
- a CDS encoding RRQRL motif-containing zinc-binding protein encodes MSVETVVVDVDPYATAPSPVIDTFEWQASPDGLATRRQLRALGLRPGGQDPVAQLRCRACRAKPARACTRMAYLFRIDLALPVRPMTLAKEAALDRAMAKRSTCPKCRRRFHYCLPLRTVGSCLECAEGIPADPNSYTAPLAGHDLAA; translated from the coding sequence ATGAGCGTGGAGACGGTCGTGGTCGATGTCGACCCGTACGCAACAGCGCCGTCGCCGGTCATCGACACGTTCGAGTGGCAGGCGTCTCCGGACGGGCTGGCCACGCGCCGCCAGCTGCGGGCGCTCGGCTTACGGCCCGGCGGCCAGGATCCCGTCGCGCAGCTGCGCTGCCGTGCCTGCCGCGCGAAGCCGGCCCGCGCCTGCACGCGGATGGCTTACCTCTTCCGCATCGATCTCGCCCTGCCGGTGCGGCCGATGACCCTCGCCAAGGAAGCGGCCCTGGACCGGGCGATGGCGAAGCGGTCCACGTGCCCGAAGTGCCGCCGAAGGTTCCACTACTGCCTGCCGCTCCGCACGGTCGGCTCCTGCCTTGAGTGTGCCGAGGGGATCCCGGCCGATCCGAACAGCTACACCGCACCCCTGGCCGGCCACGACCTCGCCGCCTGA
- a CDS encoding GGDEF domain-containing protein, which yields MPIAPVLPRTALHITAMAIPLAGWTLHTTALRRRLATAQHDLLDAQRDPLTGTWRREAFTERAQWLLERRPDEVVLVLADADHFKQINDDLGHEAGDTALASIGVRLTEWAGPHGVAGRLGGDEFAALTHIDPRHHALRLDHLRRLMARPVPYGDGLLPLTVSVGAATPAGIGSSDLTTLMRAADTAMYEGKHGGTVVQARPEHAQAPSINGRRQGRPGTAARTTTRP from the coding sequence ATGCCGATCGCACCCGTGTTACCGAGGACCGCGCTCCACATCACCGCCATGGCCATTCCGTTGGCCGGATGGACCCTGCACACCACCGCCCTGCGCCGTCGCCTGGCTACCGCCCAGCACGACCTCCTGGACGCCCAGCGCGACCCGCTCACCGGAACGTGGCGCCGCGAAGCGTTCACCGAGCGGGCGCAGTGGCTCCTGGAGCGCCGCCCCGACGAAGTGGTCCTGGTCCTCGCGGACGCCGACCACTTCAAGCAGATCAACGATGATCTCGGGCATGAGGCGGGGGATACCGCGCTCGCGTCGATCGGGGTCCGCCTGACCGAGTGGGCCGGACCTCACGGGGTCGCCGGCCGCCTCGGAGGCGACGAATTCGCCGCCCTCACCCATATTGATCCCCGCCACCACGCGCTGCGCCTGGACCACCTGCGCCGCCTCATGGCCCGCCCCGTCCCGTACGGCGACGGACTGCTGCCGCTGACCGTGTCCGTCGGCGCCGCCACTCCCGCCGGCATCGGGAGCAGCGACCTGACCACCCTGATGCGAGCCGCCGACACGGCGATGTACGAGGGGAAGCACGGCGGCACCGTCGTCCAGGCCCGCCCCGAGCACGCCCAGGCACCCAGCATCAACGGCCGCCGCCAGGGCCGCCCCGGAACTGCGGCCCGCACCACCACCCGCCCATGA
- a CDS encoding pentapeptide repeat-containing protein, which yields MPQPPQGLTPVPITWPRCGEDASREVRFGCPGIRVPGHTECLAHLRDPDRDAYLAGLSPGADIDHRGTPFTESLFDALLNALLDPSTGRPHLGVANFRLATFEGRVGFESAIFEDEASFESATFKDEAVFRTTTFKDVASFHLAIFEGGTMFESAIFEDGVRFDSSTFEDSARFQSATFKNGAGFQSATFKGGAEFRLATFERGAWFHKATFQGFAGFGTATFKGPAGFAAAIFKRHASFVSATFEKAGSIGPLVCAGRVVMSGATFGSPVTLSLTAQHLECRRTRWSSTAEVRLRYATVDFTHAVFEYPLTIAAEPDPFVLADGRQLAETSLAGALSPEVRLASLRGVDAAHLVLADIDLSRCLFLGTVNLDQLHLEGACTFDTVPPAAHWRRWPPVRFTERRTLAEEHHWRASQPGAVRGWNVAVLGAGRAGPLQLAPVYRALRKALEDGKHEPGAADFYYGEMEMRRHADDIPRGERSLLTAYWALSGYGMRASRALAWLGAAMLLTIVMLIAVGLPTETPKQTATGTVPADGGRVTFEIDKDDPKNPTGNRFTGERAEKALNITLNSVVFRSSGQDLTTSGTYIEMLSRLTEPVLLALAVLAVRNRVKR from the coding sequence ATGCCTCAGCCACCGCAAGGACTGACCCCAGTACCGATCACCTGGCCGCGCTGCGGCGAGGACGCCAGCCGAGAAGTCAGGTTCGGCTGCCCAGGCATCCGCGTACCGGGCCACACCGAGTGCCTCGCCCACCTGAGAGACCCCGACCGCGATGCCTACCTTGCTGGTCTGTCCCCCGGCGCTGACATTGATCACCGCGGCACGCCCTTCACCGAATCCCTCTTCGATGCTCTCCTCAACGCTCTTCTTGACCCATCCACCGGCCGCCCGCATTTGGGCGTCGCCAATTTCAGGTTGGCGACCTTCGAGGGACGCGTCGGTTTCGAGTCGGCAATTTTTGAGGACGAGGCATCGTTCGAGTCAGCAACCTTCAAGGACGAAGCGGTGTTCAGGACAACGACCTTCAAGGACGTGGCATCGTTCCACTTGGCAATCTTCGAGGGCGGCACCATGTTCGAGTCGGCGATTTTCGAGGACGGCGTCCGCTTCGATTCGAGCACCTTCGAAGACTCCGCCCGCTTCCAGTCGGCGACCTTCAAGAACGGAGCCGGGTTCCAGTCTGCGACCTTCAAGGGTGGCGCCGAGTTCCGGTTGGCTACCTTCGAGCGCGGCGCCTGGTTCCATAAGGCGACTTTCCAAGGCTTCGCAGGGTTCGGAACCGCGACTTTCAAGGGTCCTGCTGGGTTCGCGGCAGCGATTTTCAAGCGCCATGCCTCGTTCGTGTCGGCGACCTTCGAGAAGGCGGGCAGCATTGGGCCGTTGGTATGTGCCGGGCGGGTCGTGATGTCCGGGGCGACCTTCGGCAGCCCGGTAACCCTCTCCCTCACTGCGCAGCATCTGGAGTGCCGTCGGACTCGCTGGTCGTCCACGGCCGAGGTACGCCTGCGCTACGCCACGGTGGACTTCACACATGCAGTTTTTGAGTACCCCCTCACGATCGCCGCAGAGCCGGATCCGTTCGTGCTCGCCGACGGCCGGCAGCTGGCGGAGACGTCCCTCGCTGGTGCGTTGAGTCCTGAGGTGCGACTGGCGTCACTGCGTGGCGTGGATGCAGCCCACCTGGTCCTGGCCGACATCGATCTGTCGAGATGCCTGTTCCTAGGCACAGTGAACCTGGACCAACTGCACCTGGAAGGCGCGTGTACGTTCGACACGGTGCCGCCCGCCGCGCACTGGCGACGTTGGCCACCCGTACGGTTCACCGAGCGCCGAACCCTCGCCGAAGAACACCACTGGCGTGCCAGCCAGCCGGGGGCAGTCCGTGGCTGGAACGTAGCCGTCCTGGGCGCCGGACGCGCCGGGCCGTTGCAGCTGGCGCCGGTGTACCGGGCGCTACGCAAAGCTCTTGAGGACGGCAAACACGAGCCCGGGGCCGCTGACTTCTACTACGGGGAGATGGAGATGCGCCGGCACGCCGACGACATCCCCCGCGGTGAACGGAGCCTGCTGACCGCGTACTGGGCGTTGTCCGGCTACGGCATGCGTGCCTCCCGGGCCCTGGCCTGGCTCGGAGCCGCCATGCTTCTCACCATCGTGATGCTGATAGCCGTCGGCCTCCCCACGGAGACTCCGAAGCAAACCGCGACCGGCACCGTCCCGGCCGACGGAGGCAGAGTCACCTTCGAGATCGACAAGGACGATCCGAAAAACCCCACCGGCAACCGGTTCACCGGTGAACGCGCCGAGAAGGCCCTGAACATCACGCTCAACTCGGTGGTGTTCCGCTCCTCCGGCCAGGACCTCACCACCTCCGGCACCTACATCGAGATGCTCTCCCGCTTGACCGAACCCGTCCTTCTAGCGCTTGCCGTCCTGGCCGTCCGTAACCGCGTCAAGCGATGA
- a CDS encoding ParA family protein, whose protein sequence is MASPYPGGEREKLVSKLPATLRQALKVRAAQLSTDVQDAVAAGIQAWREHPNQLPAADTAGAESFGTYLPEGLYDDFKADCRAREVSYIQGLAQSVALWLTQNPAKAAQSVRRLVVCNQKGGVGKTSVAAGLAQALAEGSEHILKVALAAGLSNEDAHALAQAGGQRVLLVDYDPQGHLSHQLGLKAIPAGEESLVTHMLHRDQAQHSLLDLTIPIDGERFGDRLHILPAAFDAFLLDSGLTIFRGPRHAALERALSPIEEHFDVIVIDSPPSLGLSMDAGLYYGRQRDDERPGASGLIIPVEAEDTSAQAYGMLINQVDSLARDYDIQIDQLGLVVNKFDSRRGYIATSSRDKWMQLGSPPVLAVVPDLKEQREAVRLQKALLSYAPTSEQSHAMRQIAKGLK, encoded by the coding sequence ATGGCATCTCCGTACCCCGGGGGTGAGCGGGAGAAGCTGGTCTCGAAGCTGCCCGCCACACTCCGACAGGCACTCAAAGTCCGTGCTGCGCAGCTCAGCACCGACGTCCAAGACGCTGTTGCCGCCGGTATCCAGGCTTGGCGAGAGCACCCCAACCAGCTTCCCGCAGCCGACACCGCAGGCGCAGAATCCTTCGGCACCTACCTGCCCGAGGGCCTCTATGACGACTTCAAAGCGGACTGCCGCGCCCGCGAAGTGTCGTATATCCAGGGCCTGGCACAGTCCGTAGCCCTATGGCTGACACAGAACCCGGCCAAGGCGGCCCAGTCGGTCCGACGCCTCGTCGTCTGCAACCAGAAGGGCGGGGTCGGGAAGACCTCCGTCGCGGCCGGCTTGGCCCAGGCCCTGGCCGAGGGATCCGAGCACATCCTGAAGGTCGCGCTTGCCGCGGGCCTTTCGAATGAAGACGCGCACGCCCTGGCCCAAGCGGGCGGGCAGCGCGTACTGCTCGTCGACTACGACCCCCAGGGCCACCTCAGCCACCAGCTCGGGCTCAAGGCGATTCCCGCCGGAGAGGAAAGCCTCGTCACGCACATGCTCCACCGCGACCAGGCGCAACACTCCCTGCTCGACCTCACCATCCCCATAGACGGCGAGCGCTTCGGCGACCGACTCCACATTCTCCCGGCTGCCTTCGACGCCTTCCTGCTCGACTCCGGACTGACCATCTTCAGGGGCCCACGACACGCCGCACTTGAGCGGGCGCTGTCACCCATCGAAGAGCACTTCGACGTCATCGTCATCGACTCCCCACCGAGCCTGGGGCTCTCGATGGACGCCGGGCTCTACTACGGACGCCAGCGCGATGATGAAAGGCCCGGCGCGTCCGGCCTGATCATCCCCGTGGAGGCAGAGGACACCTCGGCCCAGGCTTACGGCATGCTCATCAACCAGGTTGACTCCCTGGCCCGCGACTACGACATCCAGATCGACCAGCTCGGCCTCGTGGTCAACAAGTTCGACTCACGCCGCGGCTACATCGCCACCTCGTCACGAGACAAATGGATGCAGCTCGGGAGCCCGCCCGTGCTCGCCGTCGTACCGGACCTCAAAGAACAGCGCGAGGCAGTACGCCTGCAGAAGGCGCTCCTGTCCTACGCCCCCACCTCCGAGCAGTCGCACGCCATGCGCCAGATCGCCAAGGGACTGAAGTAA
- a CDS encoding ParB/RepB/Spo0J family partition protein: MSKADSLGGSATFEAVAQPISSRAASFARFAGQDATPTAAHTGPEAVTSSPRLPISAIARNPYNPREELKAIEEMADSLTGRGIIQPLTVVSRSAFLAAHPGQDDALGTAQYVVVDGNRRLAGAKVAGIDDVPVHVDDSLADSADTLLETALTAAVQHEDLDPLDEAKALQRLVGVHGSQRAVARSLGKSSGWVTQRLALLKLTPELQQAVEDKKLPVEVARTVGQLPEQQQGSAAKEALAQRKLKSAARKQGAYAVSTPAEPADDRASPAVSTAAPVTQVNTSEPSATAPHDHEGDHLPWADGAAVMDTAFARLNAAQRSAFILRYFQISRGVDDVAVDMQGELTPENRAALAEILEQVATRLRRER; encoded by the coding sequence ATGAGCAAAGCCGACTCCCTCGGTGGCAGCGCCACCTTTGAAGCAGTGGCTCAGCCCATCAGCAGCCGCGCCGCGTCATTCGCGCGTTTCGCCGGCCAGGACGCCACACCGACGGCCGCTCACACGGGACCCGAAGCCGTAACCAGCTCGCCGCGTCTGCCGATCTCCGCGATCGCCCGCAACCCCTACAACCCCCGAGAGGAACTGAAAGCCATCGAAGAGATGGCCGACAGCCTCACCGGGCGAGGCATCATCCAACCCCTCACCGTCGTCAGCCGCAGCGCCTTCCTTGCCGCTCACCCCGGGCAGGACGATGCCCTCGGAACAGCCCAGTACGTCGTCGTGGACGGAAACCGTCGCCTCGCCGGCGCCAAGGTCGCAGGCATAGACGATGTCCCCGTCCACGTCGACGACTCCCTCGCCGACAGCGCCGACACCCTGCTCGAGACAGCCCTCACAGCGGCAGTCCAACACGAGGACCTCGACCCGCTGGATGAAGCCAAGGCACTCCAGCGCCTCGTCGGGGTCCACGGGTCGCAACGCGCAGTAGCCAGGTCACTCGGAAAGTCCAGCGGCTGGGTGACCCAGCGACTTGCCCTGCTCAAGCTCACCCCCGAACTGCAACAAGCAGTCGAAGACAAGAAACTGCCGGTAGAAGTAGCACGGACCGTCGGCCAGCTACCCGAACAACAACAGGGCAGCGCCGCGAAAGAAGCCCTCGCGCAGCGGAAACTGAAGAGCGCAGCGCGCAAGCAAGGTGCTTACGCCGTAAGCACCCCTGCCGAACCGGCAGACGATCGAGCCAGCCCGGCAGTATCAACGGCGGCTCCCGTAACCCAGGTCAACACCTCGGAACCTTCGGCGACTGCACCGCACGACCATGAGGGCGACCACCTGCCATGGGCCGACGGAGCCGCCGTCATGGACACTGCCTTCGCGCGACTCAACGCCGCGCAACGCAGCGCCTTCATCCTCCGGTACTTCCAAATCAGTCGCGGTGTCGACGACGTTGCGGTCGACATGCAGGGCGAGCTGACTCCCGAGAACCGAGCTGCACTGGCCGAAATCCTGGAGCAGGTTGCCACTCGGCTACGCCGCGAGAGGTGA
- a CDS encoding DUF6233 domain-containing protein, which yields MTDANGISRLEKWRATRDYLAWQLRGADQKVRELEAQERQERRQRERTRAEQSWKIQPQRSSEKALLHRGSCTLYKNDFGYINRAEAALALAEPDINACQICNPQTGLE from the coding sequence ATGACGGACGCCAATGGAATATCCCGGCTTGAGAAATGGCGGGCCACGCGCGACTACCTCGCGTGGCAGCTACGTGGCGCGGACCAGAAAGTCCGCGAGCTCGAGGCCCAGGAGCGGCAGGAACGACGGCAGCGGGAGCGAACCCGAGCGGAGCAGTCGTGGAAGATCCAACCGCAGCGTTCCAGCGAGAAAGCCCTGCTGCACCGGGGGTCATGCACGCTGTACAAGAACGACTTCGGCTACATCAACCGCGCCGAAGCCGCCCTCGCCCTCGCCGAGCCCGACATCAATGCCTGCCAGATCTGCAATCCCCAGACCGGTCTGGAGTGA
- a CDS encoding RNA polymerase sigma factor, which translates to MNGPYESHELAEPGEIPEPTRKQMDFQEFIREHKGEFMRVAMGRLRNLHDADEVVQIAAVKIHTKWTVIEAHANPLALAMTIVRTCAIDYYRRRARLADREILASGSGLPRTPTADELLELRGYEPLDQARAILEERAPKQAECVRLRYLEGKDATEIAERLGITPSAAKANVSLGLKALHALMDLPELGKGGDS; encoded by the coding sequence GTGAACGGCCCCTACGAGAGCCACGAGCTCGCCGAGCCCGGCGAGATCCCCGAGCCCACCCGAAAGCAGATGGACTTCCAGGAGTTCATCCGCGAGCACAAGGGTGAGTTCATGCGCGTAGCCATGGGCCGCCTGCGTAACCTGCACGACGCCGACGAAGTCGTCCAGATCGCGGCGGTGAAGATACACACCAAGTGGACGGTCATCGAAGCCCACGCGAACCCGCTCGCCCTCGCGATGACGATCGTGCGCACCTGCGCCATCGACTACTACCGGCGCCGGGCCCGCCTGGCCGACCGCGAGATCCTTGCGTCGGGATCCGGTCTGCCCCGCACCCCCACAGCCGACGAGCTGCTGGAACTGCGCGGGTACGAACCGCTCGACCAGGCACGGGCCATCCTCGAGGAGCGGGCACCCAAGCAAGCCGAATGCGTCCGGCTGCGCTACCTCGAGGGCAAGGACGCAACGGAGATCGCCGAACGTCTCGGCATCACCCCAAGCGCAGCCAAAGCCAACGTCTCGCTCGGACTCAAAGCCCTGCACGCCCTCATGGATCTCCCCGAACTGGGGAAGGGAGGAGATTCCTGA